One Ammoniphilus sp. CFH 90114 genomic window carries:
- a CDS encoding cytochrome c biogenesis protein ResB — MEDIKCHCGHANPVGTYLCEACGNPIGEEIKDNNAVLDMRYEGAARRSQTYNKTIVDKVWNFFSSVKIAVYMIIIVLLASILGTVFPQEMYIPVPKPANIYYAEAYGTLGELYYQLGFHNLYTSWWYVSLLLMIGISLVVCSIDRIIPLYKALKKQRVRHNPNFLTRQKLSTQIETPAQWSEKLEQIEGLLKKKRFQVKREGDALLAEKSRFSRWGPYVNHVGLIIFLIGVLLRLIPGFYLDQYVWVRDGEIKKVPDTDYYVKNEAFIIEYYADHEFPEDIGLGAGDKVVKTYKTKAVLYENLNAGLPGAEPKLEQVTEHEILVNHPLKYKDLQLFQSGQKPNSLSALNITLFNETTGVEIGRFKIDLYDPQKEYKINDEVTVKILEYFPDFEFTEDKKPMTKSTNPDNPAFILTTITPETPVGEKSWLFLGSYLPAPGVDNIYGFRFHMPDLTNITGLMVRKDKSLPLIYFGCFVTMIGLVMGFYWQHRRIWIQTEGAKVYLAGHTNKNWFGLKKEIKEIMDKVEVPVLLEEKGKGGKQS; from the coding sequence ATGGAAGACATCAAGTGCCATTGTGGCCATGCTAATCCTGTCGGGACCTACCTCTGTGAAGCATGCGGGAACCCCATAGGCGAAGAAATTAAAGATAATAATGCGGTTTTGGATATGCGCTATGAGGGCGCAGCGAGAAGATCCCAAACTTATAACAAAACGATCGTTGATAAGGTTTGGAACTTCTTTTCATCTGTTAAAATTGCTGTCTATATGATTATTATTGTTCTGTTAGCTTCCATTCTAGGAACCGTATTTCCACAAGAAATGTATATTCCGGTTCCTAAACCGGCAAATATTTATTATGCAGAAGCTTATGGAACCTTAGGTGAATTATACTACCAGCTTGGGTTTCACAATCTCTATACATCCTGGTGGTACGTCAGTCTATTGTTAATGATTGGTATTTCACTTGTCGTCTGTAGTATTGACCGGATTATCCCTTTGTATAAAGCTCTGAAAAAGCAAAGGGTAAGGCATAATCCTAACTTCTTAACCCGTCAAAAGTTGTCAACACAAATCGAGACTCCTGCCCAATGGAGTGAGAAATTAGAGCAAATTGAGGGGTTGCTTAAGAAAAAACGATTCCAAGTCAAAAGAGAAGGAGATGCTCTTCTAGCTGAGAAGTCTCGCTTTAGTCGCTGGGGTCCATACGTCAATCATGTAGGTTTAATTATTTTTCTTATTGGCGTACTTCTACGACTGATACCTGGTTTCTATTTGGATCAATATGTATGGGTGCGTGATGGGGAAATCAAAAAAGTTCCCGATACAGACTATTATGTCAAGAATGAAGCCTTTATTATTGAATATTATGCTGACCACGAATTTCCTGAGGACATCGGACTTGGAGCAGGGGATAAAGTGGTAAAGACTTATAAGACGAAGGCTGTTTTATATGAAAATCTAAATGCAGGGCTTCCGGGAGCAGAGCCCAAGCTTGAACAGGTAACAGAGCATGAGATTCTTGTAAACCATCCATTAAAATATAAGGACCTTCAGCTATTTCAGTCAGGGCAGAAGCCTAACTCCTTATCGGCGTTGAACATTACACTGTTCAATGAAACAACGGGGGTCGAAATAGGACGTTTTAAAATAGATCTGTATGATCCTCAAAAGGAATATAAGATTAACGATGAGGTCACGGTTAAGATTCTAGAATACTTCCCTGATTTTGAGTTTACGGAGGATAAGAAACCGATGACGAAGTCGACGAATCCGGACAATCCCGCTTTTATCCTGACTACCATTACCCCGGAAACACCTGTTGGGGAAAAGTCATGGTTGTTTCTAGGATCGTACTTGCCAGCTCCTGGAGTCGACAATATTTATGGTTTTAGGTTCCATATGCCTGATCTTACGAATATTACAGGATTGATGGTTCGCAAAGATAAAAGCTTGCCGTTAATTTACTTTGGTTGTTTTGTGACGATGATTGGATTAGTTATGGGCTTCTATTGGCAGCATCGTCGAATCTGGATTCAAACGGAAGGAGCTAAAGTTTATCTTGCGGGTCATACCAATAAAAACTGGTTTGGCTTAAAAAAAGAAATAAAGGAAATTATGGATAAAGTGGAAGTCCCTGTTCTCTTAGAGGAAAAGGGGAAAGGAGGAAAGCAATCGTGA